A section of the Excalfactoria chinensis isolate bCotChi1 chromosome 32, bCotChi1.hap2, whole genome shotgun sequence genome encodes:
- the LOC140263604 gene encoding LOW QUALITY PROTEIN: Fc receptor-like protein 3 (The sequence of the model RefSeq protein was modified relative to this genomic sequence to represent the inferred CDS: inserted 2 bases in 2 codons) has translation MVRSSELLLWAHLLSLVGSQPPQLIMDPPWTPQFQGQTLTLSCVFPIGSSFTSWYKNRRPWGDTASNQLHVALSDKGKRSFQGRTRGSALSTALSVTVSDAWLLLQVPVHAVLEGDALSLRCRTKNTRISSVXGKLLQEGHEDKVQLPPAKQQHNGSYHCSAHVHPFSPGWATSSKSNWMVRGVPVGGVSLQADPPGAHVLEGSRLVLPCAVADGSAPLSFTWYRQTRPGWLGTGQRYELQATQLEDSDRYHCEASNGASTASSPQHSVAIVVPVHNGSITADGLEVFGAELAVQEGAGLTLNCSVRTGTEPLGFTWLRDGRELSGGSALKLELLGEEQAGVYRCVASNGLGAQRVFRARSPELMLVVRRRRWQQQRVPAVALGLLPPLLLSVPISILFWLFWRRRRRSDPPTVANGGLPPRDPHCPPHPFPTRTQHSPSAPPAPSXSPPLSTEPSDPEYSNVLLGSEDVLYSTVTITEQRGGVSLWGRPAPQGADVTYAALPPPRLQRPPSDGYENICQ, from the exons ATGGTGAGGAGctcggagctgctgctgtggg CTCATCTCCTCAGCCTCGTTG GCTCCCAGCCCCCCCAGCTGATCATGGACCCCCCCTGGACCCCCCAATTCCAAGGGCAGACATTGACCCTGAGCTGCGTGTTTCCCATTGGGAGCAGCTTCACCAGCTGGTACAAGAACCGGCGGCCGTGGGGGGACACGGCGTCCAACCAGCTGCACGTGGCGCTGAGCGACAAAGGGAAGCGCAGCTTCCAGGGCAGGACACGGGGCTCCGCGCTCAGCACCGCCCTCAGTGTCACTGTGTCTGATG cctggctgctgctgcaggttcCGGTCCATGCGGTGCTGGAAGGCGACGCATTATCCCTGCGTTGCAGAACCAAGAACACCAGGATCAGCAGCG AGGggaagctgctgcaggaaggacaCGAGGACAAAGTGCAGCTGCCCCCAGCGAAGCAGCAGCACAACGGCTCCTATCACTGCTCAGCCCACGTGCATCCCTTCAGCCCAGGGTGGGCCACCTCCTCCAAAAGCAACTGGATGGTGCGAG GGGTGCCCGTAGGGGGGGTCTCCCTTCAGGCTGATCCCCCCGGAGCTCATGTTCTGGAAGGTTCCCGCCTGGttctgccctgtgctgtggcGGATGGTTCCGCTCCGCTTTCCTTCACCTGGTACCGACAGACCCGGCCGGGTTGGCTGGGCACGGGGCAGCGCTACGAGCTGCAGGCAACGCAGCTGGAGGACAGTGACCGCTACCACTGCGAGGCCAGCAATGGCGCCAGCACGGCCAGCAGCCCGCAGCACAGCGTGGCCATCGTGG TGCCGGTGCACAACGGCAGCATTACAGCGGACGGGCTGGAGGTGTTTGGAGCGGAGCTGGCAGTGCAGGAAGGAGCGGGGCTGACACTGAACTGCTCCGTGCGGACGGGGACGGAGCCGCTGGGCTTCACGTGGCTGCGGGACGGCCGGGAGCTGAGCGGGGGCTCCGCACtgaagctggagctgctgggagaggagcaggCGGGCGTTTATCGGTGCGTGGCCAGCAATGGGTTGGGGGCCCAGCGCGTGTTCCGGGCACGGAGCCCCGAGCTGATGCTGGTGGTCAGACGGCGGCgatggcagcagcagcgggTACCAG CCGTGGCTCTAGGTCTGCTCCCccccctgctgctgtctgttccCATCTCCATCTTATTCTGGCTCTTCTGGCGCCGTCGTCGTCGCAGTGACCCCCCCACGGTGGCCAATGGGGGGCTGCCCCCACGGGACCCTCATTGTcccccccatcccttccccacCCGGACCCAGCACAG cccctcagcccctcctgctccct cctccccacccctcaGCACGGAGCCATCGGATCCCGAATACAGCAACG tgctgctgggctctgagGACGTGCTGTATTCCACCGTCACCATCACAGAGCAAAGGGGGG GTGTGTCGCTATGGGGCCGACCTGCCCCACAAGGAGCCGATGTCACCTACGCAGCGCTGCCCCCCCCCCGGCTGCAACGACCCCCGAGTGATGGTTATGAGAACATCTGCCAATAA
- the FCER1G gene encoding high affinity immunoglobulin epsilon receptor subunit gamma, with protein sequence MSCSFIRINGELGDNKEIKDQKALAEPELCYILDGILFLYGIALTVLYCRLKFVTRRVMQETDKKPEEGIYTGLSTEHQETYEMLQHKP encoded by the exons ATGAGCTGCAGCTTCATCCGCATCAATGGAGAGTTGGGagataataaagaaataaaggatcAAA AGGCGCTGGCAGAGCCGGAGCTGTGCTACATCCTGGATGGGATCCTGTTCCTTTATGGCATCGCTCTCACCGTCCTTTACTGTCGCCTCAAg TTTGTGACTCGGCGGGTGATGCAGGAGACGGACAAGAAG ccAGAAGAAGGGATCTACACT GGGCTGAGCACGGAGCACCAGGAGACCTatgaaatgctgcagcacaAACCCTGA